A genomic segment from Flavobacterium inviolabile encodes:
- the accB gene encoding acetyl-CoA carboxylase biotin carboxyl carrier protein, whose protein sequence is MDIREIQNLIKFVAKSGATEVKLEMDDFKITIKTTEAGAAETTYVQHVPMQAAAPQVAVPQAVAPATPVAVTEAPAADENAKYITIKSPIIGTLYRKPSPDKAPFVEVGSTINKGDVVCVIEAMKLFNEIESEISGKIVKVLVDDASPVEFDQPLFLVDPS, encoded by the coding sequence ATGGATATTAGAGAAATTCAAAACCTAATCAAATTTGTAGCGAAGTCTGGTGCTACCGAAGTAAAATTAGAGATGGATGATTTTAAGATCACCATTAAAACTACAGAGGCAGGAGCAGCTGAAACAACATATGTTCAACATGTTCCAATGCAGGCTGCAGCACCTCAGGTTGCTGTACCGCAAGCTGTAGCTCCGGCAACACCTGTTGCTGTAACTGAAGCTCCGGCAGCTGATGAAAATGCAAAATACATTACTATTAAATCGCCTATCATCGGTACCCTATACAGAAAACCATCTCCGGATAAAGCACCATTCGTTGAAGTAGGAAGTACAATCAATAAAGGAGACGTAGTTTGTGTGATTGAAGCAATGAAATTGTTTAACGAAATTGAATCGGAAATTTCCGGTAAAATCGTTAAAGTATTAGTGGACGACGCTTCTCCAGTTGAATTCGATCAACCGTTATTCTTAGTAGACCCATCATAA
- a CDS encoding T9SS type A sorting domain-containing protein has protein sequence MIKNFTLLILLLAGLSVYSQQKIRFEYDEAGNQKKREYCINCASKNDNTPIKEFTDLKDSDLLKFSAEDKISYYPNPVKEELFLKWELIENKNVTSIDIFAISGSLVESFKNLTSLNTKTLAFYSFPEGIYTIVLYYSNGEQKTIKIVKK, from the coding sequence ATGATTAAAAACTTTACTTTATTAATATTGCTCCTCGCAGGTCTAAGTGTCTATTCTCAACAAAAAATACGATTTGAGTACGATGAAGCAGGAAATCAGAAAAAAAGAGAGTATTGTATTAATTGTGCAAGCAAAAATGACAATACACCTATTAAAGAGTTTACAGATTTAAAAGACAGCGATCTTTTAAAATTCAGTGCAGAGGATAAAATCTCCTATTATCCAAACCCTGTGAAAGAAGAATTATTTTTAAAATGGGAACTCATTGAAAACAAAAATGTTACTTCAATAGACATTTTCGCTATAAGCGGATCACTGGTTGAAAGTTTCAAAAACTTAACTTCATTAAACACAAAGACACTTGCTTTTTATAGTTTTCCGGAAGGCATTTATACTATAGTACTTTATTACTCTAACGGAGAACAGAAAACAATTAAAATTGTAAAAAAATAG
- the pdxA gene encoding 4-hydroxythreonine-4-phosphate dehydrogenase PdxA: MVKKAENIIVGISIGDLNGIGSEVVLKTFEDTRMLELCTPVIFANVKILSFIKKTLRLNSNLQGIDKLEQVVPGKINVLNVWREGVNLEFGVNDETVGKYAIKSFTAATAALKDGLIDVLVTAPINKYNIQSEEFHFPGHTDYLDQELEGDALMLMVQDNLRVGLFTDHIPVNEISSHLTEALIRKKIETVHKCLIEDFGITKPKIAVLGLNPHCGDNGVIGKEDDEVVKPALKKLFDEGILVFGPFSADSFFGLSQYEKYDAVIANYHDQGLVPFKTLSFGNGVNYTAGLNKIRTSPDHGTAYEIAGKGEADYNSFKEAVYLALDVYHNRNEHKELVKNPLKTKQKQL; this comes from the coding sequence ATGGTGAAAAAAGCAGAAAATATAATTGTAGGAATTTCTATTGGAGATTTAAACGGAATTGGGAGTGAGGTTGTATTGAAAACTTTTGAAGATACACGCATGTTGGAGTTATGCACGCCGGTGATTTTTGCAAATGTGAAAATACTTTCCTTTATCAAGAAAACCTTGCGGTTGAATTCGAATCTTCAGGGGATTGATAAATTAGAACAGGTAGTACCCGGAAAAATAAATGTACTGAATGTCTGGAGAGAAGGCGTTAATCTTGAATTTGGAGTGAATGACGAAACGGTAGGGAAATATGCTATTAAATCGTTTACAGCGGCAACTGCGGCATTAAAAGACGGTTTGATCGATGTGTTGGTGACCGCTCCTATTAATAAGTATAATATTCAATCGGAAGAATTTCATTTTCCGGGACATACAGATTATCTGGATCAGGAACTGGAAGGTGATGCGCTTATGCTGATGGTTCAGGACAATTTAAGAGTAGGGTTATTTACGGACCACATTCCGGTAAATGAAATATCCAGTCACCTGACGGAAGCCCTTATCCGGAAAAAAATCGAAACCGTACATAAATGCCTTATTGAAGATTTTGGGATCACAAAGCCGAAAATAGCCGTTTTGGGATTAAATCCACATTGTGGTGATAACGGCGTGATTGGTAAAGAAGATGATGAGGTGGTAAAACCGGCACTGAAAAAATTGTTTGATGAAGGTATCCTGGTTTTCGGGCCTTTTTCGGCAGACAGCTTTTTTGGACTGAGTCAATATGAAAAATATGATGCGGTTATTGCTAACTATCACGACCAGGGATTGGTGCCTTTTAAAACACTATCTTTCGGAAACGGAGTGAATTATACGGCTGGACTGAATAAAATAAGAACCTCGCCCGATCACGGAACGGCCTATGAAATTGCCGGAAAAGGAGAGGCGGATTATAACTCGTTTAAAGAAGCCGTTTATCTGGCACTGGATGTGTATCACAATAGAAATGAACACAAAGAGCTGGTTAAAAACCCTTTAAAAACAAAACAAAAGCAGTTATAA
- a CDS encoding riboflavin synthase: MFTGIIETLGTVQDIQKENDNIHVTVKSSITGALKIDQSVSHNGVCLTVVAINEDTYTVTAIKETIEKTNLGEWHIGDTINLERGMKLGDRLDGHIVQGHVDQTGICKSIEDANGSHYFTFEYDSKQNNITIEKGSITVNGVSLTVVNSKENEFSVAIIPYTLAHTNFKNFKVGSKINLEFDVIGKYVSRLHELRK, from the coding sequence ATGTTTACAGGAATTATTGAAACTCTTGGCACCGTTCAGGACATTCAAAAAGAAAACGATAATATACACGTTACCGTAAAATCTTCTATAACCGGCGCGTTAAAAATTGACCAGAGTGTTTCCCACAATGGTGTCTGCCTGACCGTTGTTGCCATTAATGAAGACACCTATACCGTTACCGCAATTAAAGAGACTATTGAAAAGACCAATTTAGGCGAGTGGCACATTGGCGATACGATCAATTTAGAGCGCGGCATGAAACTGGGTGATCGTCTTGACGGGCATATCGTTCAGGGACATGTGGACCAGACCGGTATCTGCAAAAGCATTGAAGATGCTAACGGAAGTCATTATTTTACTTTCGAATACGATTCAAAGCAGAATAATATCACCATCGAAAAAGGTTCCATCACTGTTAATGGTGTAAGCCTTACAGTTGTCAATTCAAAAGAAAATGAATTCAGCGTGGCGATCATACCGTACACACTGGCACACACTAATTTCAAGAATTTCAAGGTTGGCTCAAAAATCAATCTGGAATTTGATGTAATCGGCAAATATGTCAGCCGACTGCACGAGCTGCGAAAATAA
- the accC gene encoding acetyl-CoA carboxylase biotin carboxylase subunit, with amino-acid sequence MFKKILIANRGEIALRVIRTCREMGIKTVAVYSTADAESLHVKFADEAVCIGPPPSNLSYLKMSNIIAAAEITNADAIHPGYGFLSENAKFSKICEEHGIKFIGASAEMIDKMGDKATAKATMKEAGVPTIPGSEGLLESFEQTKKLAKEFGYPVMLKATAGGGGKGMRAVWKEEDLLKAWESARQEAGAAFGNDGMYMEKLIEEPRHIEIQIVGDSYGKACHLSERDCSVQRRHQKLTEETPSPFMTDELREKMGEAAVKAAEYIKYEGAGTVEFLVDKHRNFYFMEMNTRIQVEHPITEQVIDYDLIREQILVAAGVPISGKNYLPQLHSIECRINAEDPYNDFRPSPGKITTLHSPGGHGVRLDTHVYAGYTIPPNYDSMIAKLITTAQTREEAINKMKRALDEFVIEGIKTTIPFHRQLMDEPDYVAGNYTTKFMESFVMKDPTE; translated from the coding sequence ATGTTTAAAAAAATATTAATTGCAAACAGGGGAGAAATTGCACTTCGTGTTATTAGAACCTGTAGAGAAATGGGAATAAAAACGGTTGCGGTTTATTCTACAGCTGACGCGGAAAGCTTACACGTTAAGTTTGCTGATGAAGCAGTATGTATAGGACCACCACCAAGTAATTTATCCTATTTGAAAATGTCAAATATCATTGCTGCTGCAGAAATTACAAATGCAGATGCGATTCATCCGGGTTACGGTTTCCTTTCTGAAAACGCTAAGTTTTCAAAAATTTGTGAGGAACACGGCATTAAATTCATCGGAGCTTCTGCAGAAATGATTGACAAAATGGGTGATAAGGCTACGGCTAAAGCAACCATGAAAGAAGCTGGTGTTCCAACTATTCCAGGTTCTGAAGGATTATTAGAATCGTTCGAACAAACTAAAAAACTGGCTAAAGAATTTGGTTACCCGGTAATGTTAAAAGCTACTGCCGGTGGTGGCGGTAAAGGGATGCGTGCTGTGTGGAAAGAAGAAGATCTTCTGAAAGCATGGGAAAGCGCCCGTCAGGAAGCTGGGGCTGCCTTCGGAAACGATGGTATGTATATGGAAAAACTGATCGAAGAGCCTCGCCATATTGAAATCCAGATTGTTGGAGATTCTTATGGAAAAGCCTGTCACCTTTCTGAAAGAGACTGCTCGGTTCAACGTCGTCACCAAAAATTAACGGAAGAAACACCTTCGCCATTCATGACCGATGAATTGCGTGAAAAAATGGGTGAAGCAGCCGTTAAAGCAGCCGAATATATTAAATATGAAGGTGCCGGTACAGTAGAGTTCCTTGTTGACAAACACAGAAACTTCTACTTTATGGAAATGAATACCCGTATTCAGGTAGAGCACCCTATTACAGAACAGGTAATTGATTATGACTTAATCCGCGAGCAGATTTTAGTAGCTGCGGGTGTGCCGATTTCCGGTAAAAACTATTTACCGCAATTGCACTCTATCGAATGTCGTATCAATGCGGAAGATCCTTATAACGATTTCCGTCCGTCACCTGGAAAAATCACGACTTTACATTCCCCTGGAGGACACGGAGTACGTTTGGATACTCACGTTTATGCAGGATATACCATTCCGCCAAATTATGATTCAATGATTGCCAAGTTAATTACAACGGCACAAACCAGAGAAGAAGCGATCAATAAAATGAAACGTGCTTTGGATGAATTCGTAATCGAAGGAATTAAAACTACCATTCCGTTCCACAGACAATTAATGGATGAGCCGGATTATGTAGCGGGTAACTATACTACAAAATTCATGGAGAGTTTTGTAATGAAAGATCCAACAGAATAA
- a CDS encoding beta-ketoacyl-ACP synthase III, translating into MTKITAAITAVGSYVPDYVLSNKVLETMVDTNDEWITTRTGIKERRILKEEGQGTSFLAIKAAQNLIEKSGIDPKDIDLVLLATATPDMPVASTAVYTATQIGATNAFAYDLQAACSSFLYGLSTASAYIESGRYKKVLLIGADKMSSIIDYTDRATCIIFGDGAGAVLFEPNTEGLGFQDEFLRSDGVGREFLKIEAGGSILPPSEETVKNKQHFVHQDGKTVFKYAVSGMADVSEKIMERNNLSKEDVNWLVAHQANKRIIDATASRMELDESKVLVNIQKYGNTTSATLPLLLSDFENSFKKGDNIIFAAFGGGFTWGAIYLKWAYNKQ; encoded by the coding sequence ATGACTAAAATTACAGCAGCCATTACAGCAGTTGGATCCTACGTTCCGGACTATGTTTTATCGAACAAGGTACTGGAAACTATGGTGGATACGAACGATGAATGGATTACCACTCGTACGGGAATTAAAGAAAGACGTATTCTCAAAGAAGAAGGGCAAGGCACTTCTTTTCTGGCAATAAAAGCAGCCCAAAATCTGATTGAAAAATCTGGAATTGATCCTAAAGACATTGATTTAGTATTACTGGCTACAGCAACACCGGATATGCCGGTGGCTTCTACAGCCGTATATACCGCAACACAAATTGGAGCGACAAATGCATTTGCCTACGACTTACAGGCAGCATGTTCCAGTTTTCTATATGGTTTATCGACAGCTTCCGCTTATATTGAATCCGGAAGATATAAAAAAGTATTATTAATAGGAGCCGATAAAATGTCTTCTATTATTGATTATACCGACAGAGCTACCTGCATCATTTTTGGTGACGGTGCCGGAGCGGTACTTTTTGAACCCAATACGGAAGGACTTGGTTTTCAGGATGAATTTTTAAGAAGTGACGGTGTAGGAAGAGAATTTTTGAAAATCGAAGCAGGAGGATCTATCCTGCCACCTTCGGAAGAAACCGTAAAAAACAAACAACACTTTGTACACCAGGATGGAAAAACCGTTTTCAAATATGCGGTTTCAGGAATGGCAGATGTAAGTGAGAAAATAATGGAACGTAACAATCTTTCCAAAGAAGATGTTAACTGGTTGGTTGCTCATCAGGCTAATAAAAGGATAATTGATGCGACGGCAAGCCGAATGGAACTCGACGAATCTAAAGTGTTGGTAAACATTCAGAAGTATGGCAATACCACTTCTGCAACGTTGCCATTACTACTTTCCGATTTTGAGAACTCTTTCAAAAAAGGAGATAATATAATTTTTGCTGCATTTGGTGGTGGCTTCACTTGGGGAGCGATCTACTTAAAATGGGCTTATAACAAACAATAA
- a CDS encoding YceD family protein, which produces MNNDKEFLIPFVGLKQGKHQFEYQIDKKFFENFDFDEYNDVNIKVDVVLDKKSTMLELSFKHKGTVNVPCDLTSEEFDLPIKGKMNLIVKFGDTYNDENDELLVLPHGEFQVNIMQYIYELIVLSVPSKRIHPGIKDGTLKSEAIEKLNELAPKEQNKEEENIDPRWDKLKQLLTDK; this is translated from the coding sequence ATGAACAATGATAAAGAATTTTTAATCCCGTTTGTAGGATTGAAGCAAGGTAAGCATCAGTTTGAATATCAGATAGATAAAAAGTTCTTTGAGAACTTTGATTTTGATGAATACAACGATGTCAATATCAAAGTAGATGTGGTTTTGGATAAGAAAAGCACGATGCTTGAACTCAGTTTTAAACACAAAGGCACTGTAAACGTTCCTTGTGATTTGACAAGTGAGGAATTTGATTTGCCAATAAAAGGTAAGATGAATTTGATTGTAAAATTCGGTGATACCTATAATGATGAGAACGATGAGTTGCTAGTGTTGCCTCATGGCGAATTTCAGGTCAACATCATGCAGTACATTTATGAACTAATTGTACTTTCCGTACCGTCAAAAAGAATTCATCCCGGAATAAAGGATGGAACATTAAAGTCGGAAGCAATTGAAAAATTGAATGAACTGGCTCCAAAAGAACAAAACAAAGAAGAAGAAAATATTGATCCCCGATGGGATAAATTAAAACAACTATTAACGGATAAATAA
- the rpmF gene encoding 50S ribosomal protein L32: MAHPKRKTSKTRRDKRRTHYKASVPQIATCPVTGEAHLYHRAYWHEGKMYYRGQVVIDKQEAVA, translated from the coding sequence ATGGCACATCCTAAGAGAAAAACCTCGAAAACAAGAAGAGATAAGAGAAGAACGCATTATAAAGCGTCTGTTCCTCAAATTGCTACATGTCCTGTAACAGGAGAGGCACATTTATATCACAGAGCTTACTGGCATGAAGGTAAAATGTACTACAGAGGTCAAGTTGTAATTGATAAGCAAGAAGCTGTTGCTTAA